The Kogia breviceps isolate mKogBre1 chromosome 19, mKogBre1 haplotype 1, whole genome shotgun sequence genome contains the following window.
ATCTGACTGAGCGGGGCCCCTGCCCCCTGACTCGCTGAGTGGGGTGGGACGCCTCCCTCTGACTCTGAGAGACTGTTCTCTTCTCCCGACTGGTGGCGGACACCTCCTCCCGCTGACTTGTAAGACTCTTACTTCCTCTGACTTGCGGGACACCTCCCCCCTCTGACTTAATGAGATACCTACCCCGTCTGGCGGCAGCACTCCAACCCCTTCTGACCTGGGGGACTCCTGCTCGctcccctgtcccctcctcccagcctccatCTGGCCTGGATGGGCACCATCCCTGAGACAGGCACCTCTTGCCCATCCTCGTCGCTTGGTGCCTTTCCCTTGCCCTCATGTCCCTAGGCTTGGCCGGCACCTACACCTGCACTCACCTTTCTGTCTGCCGGGCACGTCTTTTCCCAGGCACCTGAGTGGCCCCCAGAAGACCAGTGTCCCTTAGCATTCTTGCTCCATTTTGCCTGCTTGTCTCGGGGTATGTGCTTGACATCTTTTCCTACCACGTTCTCAACAGATTGTAGGTTTGGGGGCGCGCGTCTCCTGGTGTCGACTGAATCTTGCTGGCTCTTCAGTGTAAGGAGCAAAACTTGACAAAAGCGTGGGGTCACAGAGGGTCTGTGAAAAGGAAGCCAGTGCTGCAGTCCTTCAGgagctgggggggcggggggtaggggggtgggtcactgcagcctctccctcctctccctttgaggagcttGATTGAGAAAGATCTTCCTGGATTAGGCTGTGGGcgctcctccagccccaccccacagGCCTCTGAGTGGAACAGCCCAGCCTGAGCCTGTGGGCATGGTGGGGCACCTCCCAGAGCAACCAGCAGCCTccctggagggcccctccctgCCGGCCTCAATGAGCCCTCTATTCGGCCTGAGAAGCACACTGACGGACCAGCTCCTCCCTCTGCACTTGGTAGGGGCTGCGTCCTGAGAGTGTCTGTGGGAGAGGACTCAGGGGAAGTGTAGATTTGTTCAGGAGCTGTCACGAGGCCACTGCAGTGGTCTGGGGACAggattctctgtcttctcactctTTCTCATCCAAATTTCTCACCTGCTCACAGAAGGCACTGTGACGTCACCGGGTGGTGGAGGAAATCCCGTGCATGCAAGTATACTTTGTGCCACCATGTGATCTGATCGTTTGAGACCTTCTGTTAGCTGAAGCCTCCTATCTTCCCCCTAAAGATGTTCACCAAATGTAGTTCACACCTCTTTTTCATAGCCCACAGCAGCATCATAGACTTTAAGCCGTTGGTACTTGAGGGATTTTTTACATGCCAGTCTGACGGCACCCTGTGCATGTGCCAGGCATTCCCGAGCcacagaggcagggaggagggaccCAGGGTGCAGGAGGAGCGGCTGTGTCCACCCCACTCCCTGAATGTGGCCTTGGAGGTGAGCACTTGCAGGCTGCCGCAGACACAGCCCCTTTCATCCGAGTCTCGGGACTTCCCCGGCAGCAATGTGGACATCCTCACGGCAGctgttggtgggggggtggggggggtaggTGGATAAATGCCCTAGTGTTTTCTCCGTCAAAAACAAGAGTATCTCAGCTCTGGGAATGTGGTCCAGAGTCCTGAAATGGCTCTGCACTATGATAAGGAAGTCATTTCTCTATTGTTCAGATGTTTGTGGAATGGTACCTAggacactgaaaagaaaaaaaaaaaaagacagtgattgTTCTTTTCCCTCCAGTAACACTCTGGACTGTGGAGATTCCTGGAAAGATCTTATTAAAGGCCAACATTCGGGGAATCTAAAACTTTCATATTGATCTTTAAGGCCTTTtatgttgatttcccttttcattaGACCAAGGTGAtcaattaggaaaaaataatcctGATAATAGAGAAATCTGTTTGGGAAGATGTTCGGTcggttttctctttttctacacttgttttttttttgaacccTACTTGTTTCTCTGTAGTAAGTCAAGTCATTAAGTGGGACTCACAGCTCCAGGTTCTGAAGCAGAGCCCTACTTCCATTCGTGCTCAGCCAGCAGAATGGGTCGTGGGGAATGAGGCCGGAGTAGGGCTCCAGACGGCAGTGTGCGGACGGTTACTGGCGGTGTGAGAGTGAGGGTGAGGTTGGAGCCCACCCAGAAGGGCTCCACGGGGTCGCAAGGGCTGAATGAGTCCCAGTGATGCTGGCCACTGAGAAAAGTGGGGGAGAAGATGGGTTCTTGCAAGTGCACCTCCACTGTGGGAGCAAGCCCTGATTCAGGTCGATCGTGGGGTGATTGTGTCCCCATATTTGTGGGCTCTCTGGGAAGCAACCCCAATGATGTGTGGTTTTGTTTGGGACCTCACTTCCAACTGGGAAGATAACTGTTTGCTAAAAATCCTCCAAGTATAACATTAATGACACAACTGAAGCTCATGCAGCCCTACTGTGATGGGATAACTGCAAACTGTGGAAGATCCTGACACTGTGCCGCCTGCCCCAGAGACAGAGCCGTGTGTGAATGGCCCTGCCCCTTGGGAAAAGCTGCAGGTTCtttccctgtctccctccttGTGGTTggcagaataatgcccccccAAGGTGTCCACATCCTGACCCCCCAGAATCTACAAATATATCACGTGATGAAGGGAGATTAAGGTAGCAGATAGAATTAAGCTGGTTAACGGGCAACATTTAAATAGggaaatcatcctggattattcaggtggTCCCAGTGTAATCATAGGGTCTTTAAAAGTCGAAGAAGGAGACTGGAGAACTTCAGAGGGAAATGATGGCAGGAAGGCTAGAGAGATGCaatattgctggctttgaaggtagAGGAGGGGGCTGTGAAATGTGGACGgccatgagaagctggaaaaggccaggAAGCAGATTCTCCACCAGCCCCTCAGGAGGGGACACAGCCCTTGATTTTAGTGAGACCCACGTCAGACTTCTGTCCCGCAAGACTGTAAATGTGGTGTCTAAGCTGCCGAGTCTgcggtgatttgttacagcagcaacagaaaacaaattcACTCCTCTTGGCTAGTGACTTGAAAACAAGACAGAGGGCTGAAAACTAAGTGTATTTAAATGGATTCAGTAAGCGGTTGTGAATGCCTCTTTGCAGAGAAAGAGGAGTCAGGGGAGATGCAGAGTTAGGTAGCACCCAGAGTCAGCCCTGACCTCAGGAGTCCCTAAAGGACATACTGGACCACTGGgaccttttccttcctccctggtTCCCTTCTGCTGCCCACCCTGTCCAAATTTGAAATGGACTTTTCAAGTACAAAATAGTAAGCCTTGGCGAGTCCAAAACAGAAGAATGCCATGAATCAGGTCACGTTCTCAAGGAGCTGAGACACATCATCCACATCCTTTGAGATGCTGTCTCTCTGCGGCTTTGAAGCCCTTGGCCTCTGTCTTTGCAGCCCTGAAGAGTCAGTGATGTGGACAGGATTAGCTCTTGACTTTCTAACCAGGAAGTGCCCTTGGGCAGTGAGGCCCGTCTGCTGTCTGGATGCCGCTGCGCTCTCCGGGACCGTTCAGATCAGAGACcgaggcagggaagggaaggcagctgCTCTGCAAGAGTGAGAGGCTGGGAGGAGAGTGGCCGCCACTTTGGGCGACAGGGAGCTGGGAGGGGCCTCCTGTCTCTTCCTGCCTCCCTAGATCCTGAAGGGGAGGAGTTTTGCCCTGGCAGCTGTCGTTAACCTGTTTGCCCTGCCACCTGTCACACCCCAGTTCCTAAAGGAAGCTACAGAAAGAGGCCCTCAGCTGTGTCCAGAGTTGCCACCCGCTTTTGTCTAAGCCCTGCTAAGTCCAGTGGCGAGAGGCCCCAGGATGGCCCGTGGAGGTAGGGGTGTCGGAATCCATCCTCGTTCTTAACTGTAACCAGACCTCAGAGGGGCTCCTGCttctggggtggggaggtggcgtCACCCTGGACAGACATGCAGGAAGAGGTCGTACCGCCTTCCTTGGGCCTGGGAACCCACTGGCAAGTGGACAGACCCCAATGCCACACCTAGCTGTTTCAGGTCTGTTTTCTAAGGAAGTTTAGGTTCGACAGAAACCGGAAAAGCATGAGTGTCAGTGAGCTGTTCTTGATACCCACCCTAAAGAGAGGGGACCGGGACGGAAATTAGGACTCGAGCCTCCTGGATGGTTGTTGCCCCTTGGCAACCAGCGACTTCTCTCTGTGGGTGTTGCAGTGGGGCTGGCGAGGGAGAAGGAAGCCAGCAGGGGCGCAgtcccctggggtttctgagcaGGAGAGGACTTGGCTGCAGGCCCCCTGAACAGGCGAGCCTGGCTTCTCAAAGAGCCTGTGACTTTTTACCGCAGCAACTTGGCTCCAGTTTCCCGGGTTATACAAAATCAGCCCACTCTGCTGCACGTGGTGGGACTGACAAACCCCTTGTTACACTAAAGCAGACGCTTAAACGGCTTAGTGTTTGGAGGCGCGTGGGCAGGGGGAGAAGCGTCATCCGGGCCCTACTGGGAACGGCTTTGTCCATTTCACCTCTCACCTGCGCTGGCTCGTTTCTCTTGGTTCTcgtggtttggtttggtttggtttggtttggtttggattggttttttaatgaaaatgcaaGGTCTCGCTTGGCACCAGACCTCCAGCAACAAGACACTACAGGCAGCTCACCATCAGTTTTAGGTGATAAACCGGCAGACCGTGGCATGGCGTGAAAACGCATGTGACTGTAAACTTTCTTTTctacaaaataaaagtaattccTTGGGATCCTAAAGGAGAGATGGAGACCAAGGTTGGGCTTTGATCCAGTGGTGAAGCTAAAGGGATTTTCTGGAAGGCAGCCTGAGTTCTCCTGTCACTGAGAGCAGTTGACTGATTGTTTATTTAACAAAAGGTGATCGAACCCCAGGTGTCCTTAGGTCTTGGGAGCCAACCTGACTGAGCAGAGCCCCTTCGCTCCTGGGCTCAGAGCCAAGCGGGGAGGCTGTGGACCCGGATCGCAGCCAGGCAGATGGCAGAGCCCCCGCCCAGAGAGAGGCCTCACGCAGAGGCGCGGTAGGCAGTTTCTAGCGCTGCCCTGACAGATCACCACAAACTTGTTGGCTGAAAAGAACACGTGCCCTCGcacttctggaggccagaggtccgTTTGAATGTCatttcactgggctgaaatcatgGTGTGGGCAAGGCCACGCTCCCACTGAAGGCGCCAGGGGGCAGTCCGTCCTCTCCtctttccagcttctgggggtcCCCCGCATTTCTTGGCTGTGGTCCTCTTCTTAGCCATCGaatctccctctgtctcccttcTGTGAGGACACATCGCATTTgtggcccacctggataatctccccatcgCAAGGTCCTTGACTTGCTGTCATCTACAGAGTCTCTGTTGCCGTAGAAGGGGacagtcacaggttctgggattCAACCTGGGTGCCTCTGGGACCAGTATCAGCCCCCCCGCAGGAGGGACGCTTACTGGTGGGGGAAGGGCACTTCACCATGGATGCAgggcaggagggggaagggacagCGGAGGCATGACTCTCATGGGACAGCCAGGGACTTCTAGGTGGTTCCGTGTGGCCGGGTGGGGAAGGCACCCCATGCAGGGGTTCAGCACATGGATCGTGGGATTGCAGACAACATGCTGTGCGTGGGGAATGCACACGAGGCGATGAGGCTTTCCCTGCAGGCTGAGGAGTTTGTCCTTTAGCAGGAAGGCGTTGGGGGCTAGTAAAGGTTCACTTTTTAGGAAAATCTTTCTGTCAGTTGTGTGGAGGATGGATTGGGGAGGGTCTGGCCTGGGGATCTgttcctggggggcggggggggcgtggatATTCGCAGCTTTGCAGGCTGTCCAGGTCACTGACTCTGCAGCCGTGCCTGGTGCTTACAGGGATGGGCCGGCACCTAGCCAGCTTTGCCTGCAAAGCCGCACCCCCCCAGCAGGTGGGCGAAGGTGCTAGTAAAGTGAGGAACAAAGCAGCCAGCCAGCGGCATGCAGTCAGCGCCAAGGCCTACAGCATCTGAGCCAGCGGCCGTGGCGCTGGGAAACCAGCACGTCACATACACAGTCCACACGTGGAGAgacggaggcccagagaagccAGGGCACTGGTCTGAGATCATGCGGCCGGTTAAGTGGCAGAACTCAGGTTGGACCCGGACGGTCTGGGTCATCAGGAGGCCAAGGTGAGACAGGACCAGGGCAGAGGCTGTGGGGGTGGGAATCCAGAGCTGGGGTACAGACCGGTGAGGGGACCTGGCACCTGCCTGGATGTGAGGAAGCGAGTGATTTTGACTGAGGATGGCCCCTGAGGGCTGGGAGTGCCCTCAGCCAGCAGTACATTCCTGAGGGGAACCTGCTCTGGGCACAGGAAGCTCGGCAGCTGGGCTCCTAGCCTGGATTCCGGGGGAAGATTCAGGTGGATTCAGGAGAAGAGGTGGGTGGCAGGGAAGGAGCCAGCCTTGGGGGCTGAGAAGAGACAGGCAGGAGGAGGACCACAGACAGGTCACAACTCACATCCCCGTGCCTGCCGGCAGGAGGTGCAACAAAACACCCAATGGGCTGGGATCTCGGGGCAGGGCCCCAGGAGCAGGCCTGTCTGTGGGCCATCtccgggggcagggggcagggggcagaccCCGGCATGGACGGGAGGGTGAATGCTGTTCCAGTATGGTGAGGTGGGGAGGAACAGAGGTGTCACAGGGTGGGGGCGGGCTCTCCATTCATTCATAGATTTGTGGATTCACCGTTCATCCGCTAGCATACTGGGCGCTTTCAGTATACCTGAGAGTGTAATCTGGAGATGGCACGGTGACTCGGATAGGAGATTTGGGCAAGGGCAGGTGGTGAGAAGGGACCAGAAGGGCAGGCGTGGCTGAACCGAGcctgagcaggaggaggaggcgctccgcctggaccagggctgggtGGCCGGCGGGTTCCACTGGCCCCTGGCTGCTGATGGTGGCCCCAGATTCTCTGCTGGGAGCGAGTGGGCAGGAGAGGGGACAAGGTCACTGGTGACAGTGAGGATAGTGACTCAGGAATGGTGAGCGAGTTGACCTGGGGCAGTGAGGACGCCACGTCACAACGGTGACACATCTTCACTGGCAGACGCTGTGTCCACTGCACCTGCAGCTCTGTGACCAGGGGGCAGCTCGACCATCAGGGACTGATCCAGGGCCATGGGCTTGCGTGTAACTCAGGTGGGGCTCAGGGGCAAGAGGCTGAGGGGCTGCTCAGGAAGTGGGTGTATTTTTCACTCCTTTAGCACTGGATGCTGTGGGGTGGAGGATGGGCGGGCACAGGGTGGGCAGGGGAGTCCTTCTGAGGAGGTGAAAGCGAGACAGCCAAGAGCCAGGAGCCAGGGCGGGAGGACGGCAAGCCCTGTCTGGGGGACGAGGGCTGGGGCGTCGGGACGGAAGGGAGGCTGGCGTGGCCAGTCGCTGGGGAGTGTTGAGGGCTGGCAGGGGTCGTGTAAGTAGCGAGGGTTTGCTCACGAAGCAGGGAATGATGTGGCCAGAGGGACCGGCTAGAATAGCAGGTGTCGCTGGCTGCGGGGCACCAGTGGCtgtcagggaggggaggggcagcaggGACTGGAGGGCGGCCTGTGTGGTTGCGGTGAGGAGGGCCGTGAGAGCAGATGGGAGCCGATGGGGAGGAGACGGGTGGCCGGGTCGCTAGGGCCTGCTGGCGGAGCAGGTGCTGCGGAGGAGGGGAGCCCGGGCTGTGCCTAGGCTTTTCGAGGTGGTGGTGGTTCATAACTTACTGTCAAAGTATGTTCAGGTGGAAAGTTCCACATCCCAAGGTTTCGATGAAAGTTTTGACCAGGGCAACTGCAATTATGGCCATCCTCCATCACCACCTCTCTTCCTGGCGGGGGAGGATTTGTGAGCGAATGCATGTTAGAAATCCGGGCAGAATTCCCGACTAGGAGGTGAGATGCAGGAATTGAGAGCTCAGTGGTGACGCTGGGCTGGACGTGGACACAGGGCAGCTTTGACCTGGCTGTGCTTTTGAAGCCTCAGTTTGGCGAGAccagaggaggggctgggacTCCTGTTTCTCCCGCGGAGTCCTCAGTGACCAGCTTGCGGCTCCATGGCAACTTTGGGGGCTgcttcctgggggaggagggagccctctcccaggaggggagctggggggccagtgcccagggaaggagaggaaggctcCGAGGCCATTCTGCAGGGCCCCACGCGTCTTGCTTCCTCCTTAGAAGTCACTTTTCTGCACTTGACCTTGTGGCCAAAACCTAAGAATGTCCAAAAAGCAAGGGAAGGGGGAAGGCCTGGCTTCCATTTGGACCTGTTGCCGTGATTTGCCATCCTAGGAGCGGGGCCGCATGCTCTGCATTTGGGGGGCAAAGGGTGGGGGTGGCACAGAGCCGCCAGATCCCCGTGGGTCCCCACACCCTTCCCAGCTGCTGCCTGGTGGAGGGAGGAGCTTCTGCACGGAAAGTCACACCGTTGGTGGTTTTGGGGGCCAAGGCAAAAATGCTCCATGGCCCGAGGGAAGTTTCTCAGGCTGAGACCTACTGAGTTACAGCTGAAGGCCGAGACTGAGAGCGGCCGAGGGCTGGCGTTCTGCTGATTCTGCCCCGGAGACGGCCCCGGCCTGGTGCCGCTGTGGCCTCGCTGAGCTGCGTGGTCTGTGCTGGGGACAAGAGCTGCTGTTCCTGGCCGCTACAACCAGCTCTGGAGCTGTGCCTCGAGCTGCGCCCAGGAAGTGGGCCGTGGCGAGCCACGCTGTCCTTGGAGCTGACTCGCTGACATGCTGGGCTCCAGGCTGCGAGTGTCCATCAGACTCTGGTCCCTCAGCCATTTGCATTACAGAAAGACTCCAGGGGATGGAGGTTGCCCAAACCACAACTATTTTTGTTTGGATTGAATGTGTTTTATACTTCTATTTGAATATTACAGAAACCTAACCCAGGAGGAAGTAAAAGCTCACTCAGTGAGCACGCATCTGCACTGTACACTGTTTTGGGAGTTGGGGACACAGGTGAACAAACTGATAACTATAACATGATGTCAGGTGGTGACAGATGCCAAGGAAGGGGATGTAGGGTGCCGTTGGGAGCAGAGCcatcagggagggcttcttggCTGAGGTGACCTTGGATTAAAATACAGACCTGTACTCTCTCTGTTACCCTGTCCTGCCcgacccctaccccaccccccagcacgTGCTGCCCCTCCCACAAAATGGCAAAGCACGGAACCTTCTCTCACGGAGCTTTCTGTCTTGCTAGCTGGGATAGAGGAGATGGAATAACATTGCTTTGGAAAGACTTTTCTTCTTGCTGAATAAGAATAAACACAGATACTGCTAAGAGTCGGGGTTTACTTAAGCCAAGGAAGTAGTAACGGCACAGAGTCACAGCAATGCTGTTTACCCTGGTTGAGGCGGCCTCAGACCGTGTGCCCTCGCGTAAGTGGGAAGCGCTGGGCCTGGCAGGTCGCTGACCTCTCCTTTTCCCCTGGGTTGCAGGTCCCGCCTGCCCTTCAGTCTGATGCCTGTCCAGCCCTCCGATCCCCTGGAATGGAATGAGTCTATGCACTCCCTCCGGATCAGCGTGGGGGGCCTTCCCGTGCTGGCGTCCATGACCAAGGCCGCAGACCCCCGCTTCCGCCCCCGCTGGAAGGTGATCCTGCCGTCCTTCGTGGGTGCCGCTGTCCTCTGGCTGCTCTACGCCCACCGCCCTCCTCCTGGCCGGCCCCCTGTGCCCAATGCCCACAACTGGAGGCTCGGCCAGCCGCCTGCTGACCGGTACAATGACACCTATCCCCTATCAGCCCCCCAGAGGACACCTGGTGGGACTCGGTACAGAATCGCTGTCATTGCCGACCTGGACACGGAGTCAAGGGCCCAAGAGGAAAACACCTGGGTCAGTTACCTGAAGAAGGGCTATCTGACCCTGTCAGACAGTGGGGACAGGGTGGCCGTGGAGTGGGACCAAAGCCATGAGGTCCTGGAGTCCCACCTGGCAGAAAAGGGGCGGGGCATGGAGCTGTCGGATCTGATTGTCTTCAATGGGAAGCTCTACTCCGTGGATGACCGGACAGGCGTTGTCTACCAGATCGAAGGCTCCAAGGCCGTGCCCTGGGTGATCCTGTCCGACGGCGACGGAACCGTGGGGAAAGGTCAGTCAGGCCATCTGTCCCCTGGGCTCATTGCGGTGCTAGAGGACAGGTCCTGGGTCACCCTCAGCTGGCTTGGTTTGCACATGTTTGCAGTGAAGCAGTCATGGGTCCAGAGGGGGGACGTCAGGGAGATCTAGTCTCCTCCCTGCCTCTGACCTGTGGCCCCCAGAGCCTGAGCAGAAGCCTCCGAGACCTCAGATGGAAGCTGTGTCCAGGAGTGCCAGCTTCCGCTGGGGGCCTGCGGGGGAGGTGGGGCCTCTCCAGGAGGAGGGCTGGGCTCGCCGCTGCTGCTCTCACTGCCCCCAGGAACCAGCCCCTTTCTGCATCCCAAACGGCATCTTGAGAGCACGCTGGGACTGCACCCTCCACGTGCCTCACCTTTAAAGCCGGGGCATCAGATTTTCTCATTTTGAACCAAGACTTTATTAAAAAGCGGACGTCTCCTTTCTGAAAACCCAGCAGAAGGAAGGTCTGTGTGAGCAGCAGTgaccgccccccaccccttgaGTGGAGTCTGACCTCTGGCATCGGCTGTGCCCCACTGCTCTGCTGTTCGCCAGCAGGTGGACAGGAGAGCTGCGAGAGGGAGCCCGTGTGGCCAGAGCCTTCGGACAGGGTGGCTGGAGAGTTGACACCAACTTCTGCGCGTACCTGTGCCCTCGGGTGGGTCCGCACCTTCTAGAAAGCCAAACTCCATGGCAGGCGCCTGAGGCAAAGGAGGAATCGCGTTAACTCACTGGGCCCGCTGCCaggccctcccccccccccctcccccgccttcctccccctctcctggTGATAAACATCTCTCCCAAGTTTGCCCAAGGCTGGGCAGGTTGGCAGGGACTATCTCAGCCGCCGTTTTATTGAAAGCATTGGTTGTGCGCTTCCTGCCTCAGGCTGTCAGGGCATGTAGGGCACCATTCAGTCGTTCTGTTTGCCCTTTGGATCGGGAGGAAAACAGGATAAAGGGAGCTCAGGGTTGCCCTGTGGTCAGTCATCCAGAGCCACCTGCAGAGAAGCACCTTGCAGGGAGGGTTGCAGCCCCAGCTCCTCGGGCTGGCAGGAAATTTGCAGAACACTTGGGAAGCAAGCACAATTTAGAACACGGTTTAGGAACAGGAGAGAATATGCTAGGAGAACAAAGCACCCACAGAGCCTTCAAAACTAAGCTCATAGTAAGTAAATCcgtctaaaaaaaaacaaacactgtgcGGCGTGGCTACCGTGAGCCCCCATGCCAAGCCCCACTTAGCTCTGGCCGCTGGCACATAGTTGACTCAGGGATGTGTCAGGTGCGGCCTCGAGGACCGCCGGCGCGTTCTGTGTGACTGACACTTCCTTACACTTTCCTAGGATTGGGCGTAGTCTGAGTCGGGGCTGACAGCTCGAGAAACAGGGAGCTTGGGGTCCGCGGAGGTTTGTGAGTGGAGGGTGGGCCTTTCTGGCTGTGCAGGGCGCAGGAGGGTTCACGTGGGTTGTGAGGCGGGTGGTCCCAGCAGGGTTTCTGGGGTGAGTTTGGGAGGAAGATGCGGGGGCTCTGGAGAGccgggagagagaagggggaggcaGCAGGCAGGGGTGGCGCCCGTCTGCGCCCCGTGAACGCCGTGGGGTCAGCGCTAAGGAGAGGATCCCAACCGCCTCCTCTCTGGGGTGGAGCTCccagcaggctggcctggcctctGCTCTCTTGTCGCCGCCCCGAGTGACCTCTGACACCCAAGGCTGCGGACCCAGAGGGCTCTCTGCTCTTGCCTGACCAGACGCACGGGCCAGGTCAGCAGAGGGCCGGCCGTCGCCTCAGGCCCGCCCCTGTCTCCCTGTCCCCAGGCTTCAAAGCCGAGTGGCTGGCTGTCAAGGACGAGCACCTGTATGTAGGCGGCCTGGGCAAGGAGTGGACCACCGCCGCGGGGGAGGTGCTGAACGAGAACCCGGAGTGGGTGAAGGTGGTGGGCTGCAGGGGCAGCGTGGACCACGAGAGCTGGGTGTCCAGCTACGACGCCCTGCGGGCCGCTGCCGGCATCCGGCCGCCAGGTGAGAGCCAGGCCCGCGAGCGGGTGCTGCGCAGATGGGTGGCTGCGAGCGTGCGGGCTCCACGTGGTGCTTGCCGAGCATGGCTTCGCTTCTTGCTTGTCTGACGATTCGGCTGTCTCTGACGGTTGCTCCCACCCGGCCACTGGCTTCAGGGGCCGATGAGACATTTTTTCTCTCACCCCGACTCACCCAGACAGACGGCGCGGCAGGCTCAGACAGCAGCCCCGTCTACAGCGTCCTCCCGGCCGCCACCCTGGGGTCAGGCCTTGCATCTGACGTGGTGGGAGCAGGTGCACAGAGCTTTGCTTCTTTGCCCTCGTTTCCAAGAGTTATGGTTTGTAGCGGGGAGTGGTGGTGCTTAGAGCGGCCTGGTCACCTCTAGGCCTGGGGCACGTGACTGAGGACATGGCTTCACGCCCAGATAGGCTGGCTCACTTCCCATACTTTTCTGCTTCGAGGCAGCCTCTCCCCACCCGCCCTGATCCATCTTCACAGATGGGACCTGCGTGTTCCCCGTGCCTCTCCCCCTGGCGCTCTCCTTTGCACCACTTGAGTAGCACCAAGGAGGCGAAATACAGACAGACCTCGCAGCCACGGCTACTCGGCAGTGCTGGGGAAGCCGGCGAGGAAGGGTGGCCAGAGAGTGGCGCGGTG
Protein-coding sequences here:
- the LOC131746800 gene encoding soluble calcium-activated nucleotidase 1 isoform X2; translation: MPVQPSDPLEWNESMHSLRISVGGLPVLASMTKAADPRFRPRWKVILPSFVGAAVLWLLYAHRPPPGRPPVPNAHNWRLGQPPADRYNDTYPLSAPQRTPGGTRYRIAVIADLDTESRAQEENTWVSYLKKGYLTLSDSGDRVAVEWDQSHEVLESHLAEKGRGMELSDLIVFNGKLYSVDDRTGVVYQIEGSKAVPWVILSDGDGTVGKGFKAEWLAVKDEHLYVGGLGKEWTTAAGEVLNENPEWVKVVGCRGSVDHESWVSSYDALRAAAGIRPPGYLIHESACWSDTLQRWFFLPRRASHERYSEKDDERRGTNLLLSAAQDFGDISVRHVGEVVPTHGFSSFKFIPNTDDQIIVALKSEEDSGQIATYIMAFTLDGRFLLPETKIGSVKYEGIEFI